The Flavobacterium marginilacus genome window below encodes:
- a CDS encoding GTP-binding protein — MKKLPVTVLSGFLGAGKTTLLNHILHNKEGLKVAVIVNDMSEVNVDANLVKAEMTLSRTEEKLVEMSNGCICCTLREDLMIEVEKLAKENRFDYLLIESTGISEPIPVAQTFTFVNEDENIDLSRFSYIDTMVTVVDAFNFFKDFGSAKTLEDIKATNIENDNRTIVNLLVDQVEFANVIILNKTDLVTESQLETLKASIHKLNPVAKILCSELGKVNPNEIINTGLFNYEEAENSAGWIRELEGIHSPETEEYGISSFVFRSEKPFHPYRFWNFISEDFPPTIIRSKGLFWMASRPEQAINWSQAGGSMKAESAGVWWASMPLSERENFNNFVENQEIIEERWTLDYGDRLNELVFIGISFDEKEVRQELENCLCTADEIMDLQDGFFSNKDPFPIPRATSTTTETAFLHD, encoded by the coding sequence ATGAAAAAACTTCCCGTAACCGTACTATCAGGATTTCTTGGAGCAGGAAAAACAACCTTACTCAATCACATTCTTCACAACAAAGAAGGATTGAAAGTTGCTGTAATCGTTAATGATATGAGCGAAGTCAATGTAGATGCTAATTTGGTTAAAGCCGAAATGACGCTCTCTCGTACCGAAGAAAAGTTAGTAGAAATGAGTAACGGCTGTATTTGTTGCACCCTACGAGAAGATTTGATGATTGAAGTAGAAAAACTCGCCAAAGAAAACCGTTTTGATTATTTATTGATAGAAAGCACAGGCATTAGCGAACCCATTCCGGTAGCACAAACTTTTACGTTTGTAAACGAAGACGAAAATATCGATTTATCACGTTTTAGTTATATCGATACGATGGTAACGGTGGTGGATGCTTTCAACTTTTTTAAAGATTTTGGTTCTGCTAAAACACTAGAAGACATCAAAGCGACCAACATCGAAAATGACAATCGAACCATTGTAAATCTACTGGTGGATCAGGTAGAATTTGCCAATGTCATTATCCTTAACAAAACCGATTTAGTAACCGAAAGCCAATTAGAAACCCTAAAAGCGTCTATTCATAAACTGAATCCAGTAGCCAAAATTCTTTGTTCGGAATTAGGAAAAGTCAATCCAAACGAAATCATCAACACCGGATTATTCAATTACGAAGAAGCCGAAAATTCCGCTGGCTGGATTCGGGAATTGGAAGGCATCCACTCACCCGAAACCGAAGAATATGGCATTAGTTCGTTTGTCTTTAGAAGCGAAAAACCTTTTCATCCGTATCGATTTTGGAATTTTATTTCGGAAGATTTTCCGCCAACCATCATCCGTAGCAAAGGTTTGTTTTGGATGGCATCACGCCCAGAGCAAGCCATCAACTGGAGTCAGGCTGGCGGTTCTATGAAAGCCGAAAGTGCAGGCGTTTGGTGGGCAAGTATGCCTTTAAGCGAACGTGAAAACTTTAATAATTTTGTCGAAAACCAAGAAATTATTGAAGAACGCTGGACACTAGATTATGGCGATCGACTAAACGAATTGGTATTCATCGGTATTTCTTTTGACGAAAAAGAAGTGCGCCAAGAACTAGAAAACTGCCTTTGCACCGCTGATGAAATTATGGATTTGCAAGATGGTTTTTTCTCCAACAAAGACCCTTTTCCTATCCCTAGAGCTACTAGCACAACCACAGAAACTGCTTTTTTACACGATTAA
- a CDS encoding helix-turn-helix transcriptional regulator produces MKIRLHSADLGEIFLESSQNGSITNQSDIVEVTHKNDFFFGKGEYKELYFDGIHIGYGNIEVAKTTIIQVDTDMETVEMHFALSGNSQSICNDTKKSIEFGINQHNIIYANQFKGEMIWSPDTGLQIFEVNLLPQFFANFLPEQGVLFKNFAKIINKKTTGFLNKHNLRITVKMHSVINEIISCNRKGIFKKMLIQAKVIELLLLQLEQMSEHECEVFCSLKKKDIEKMHNAKELILANLNTPCSLITLAHQVGTNEFTLKKGFKEVFGTTVFGLINDEKMELAKKMLLEEGYAVNQVSELIGYKNPQHFTTAFKKKYGIVPSAIKE; encoded by the coding sequence ATGAAAATACGATTGCATAGTGCAGACCTAGGAGAAATATTTTTAGAATCTAGTCAAAATGGTTCAATTACTAACCAATCAGATATTGTGGAAGTAACCCATAAGAATGATTTTTTTTTTGGAAAAGGAGAATATAAAGAATTATACTTTGATGGAATACATATTGGCTACGGCAATATAGAGGTAGCCAAAACTACTATTATCCAAGTAGATACTGATATGGAAACCGTTGAGATGCATTTTGCGCTGTCAGGAAACAGTCAGTCCATTTGTAATGACACCAAAAAGAGCATAGAATTTGGTATTAATCAGCATAATATTATTTACGCCAATCAATTTAAAGGGGAAATGATATGGAGTCCTGACACAGGATTGCAAATTTTTGAAGTAAATTTACTTCCTCAATTTTTTGCAAATTTTTTACCGGAACAAGGCGTATTATTTAAAAATTTTGCAAAAATAATTAATAAAAAAACTACAGGCTTTCTCAACAAACATAATTTGAGAATAACCGTTAAAATGCATTCTGTAATAAATGAAATTATCAGTTGCAATCGAAAAGGAATATTCAAAAAAATGCTAATTCAAGCCAAAGTTATTGAATTACTCCTTTTACAATTAGAACAAATGAGTGAACACGAATGCGAAGTATTTTGTTCTCTGAAAAAAAAGGATATAGAAAAAATGCACAATGCAAAAGAACTTATTTTAGCGAATTTAAACACTCCTTGTTCACTCATTACGCTAGCACACCAAGTTGGCACGAATGAGTTTACGCTGAAAAAAGGCTTCAAAGAAGTCTTTGGAACAACGGTTTTTGGATTAATCAATGATGAAAAAATGGAACTTGCAAAAAAAATGCTCCTTGAGGAAGGTTACGCAGTTAATCAGGTGTCTGAATTAATTGGATATAAAAACCCTCAACATTTTACTACAGCCTTCAAAAAAAAATATGGAATAGTTCCTAGTGCCATAAAAGAGTAG